Proteins co-encoded in one Coregonus clupeaformis isolate EN_2021a chromosome 17, ASM2061545v1, whole genome shotgun sequence genomic window:
- the LOC121586542 gene encoding intelectin-like: MMYQAFLLTIPLLMAFQTSNTSPLDSVKKIGPISAPKVAKVDEIRNRAQFIARSCKEVKDVYGQSENGLYYLTTATGVVYQTFCDMTTAGGGWTLVASVHEDNIYGKCTVGDRWTSQQGNNANWPQGEGNWANRKTFGTVEGATDDDFKNPGYYDIVAEDMSVWHVPNNTPVNHWKLAAIMRYHTDRRFLHLYGGNLYNLFHRYPVEYNVGAHLSDNGPSIPIVYDLGDKESTKRFYGPYTEGETEGGFISFRAINYERAATAICSGVKPKGGNAETYCIGGCGFFPEGNPLQCGDFTAFAWNGYGTHVGWSASKQMIESAVLLFYR, encoded by the coding sequence ATGATGTACCAGGCTTTTCTGCTGACGATCCCTCTACTTATGGCGTTTCAGACGTCAAACACTTCACCGCTTGATTCTGTAAAGAAGATTGGACCGATAAGTGCTCCAAAAGTTGCCAAAGTTGATGAGATAAGAAATAGGGCTCAGTTCATTGCTAGAAGCTGCAAGGAAGTTAAAGACGTATATGGTCAATCTGAGAATGGTCTGTACTACTTGACCACAGCTACTGGGGTGGTGTACCAGACCTTCTGCGACATGACCACAGCGGGCGGCGGCTGGACTCTGGTGGCAAGCGTGCACGAGGACAACATCTACGGGAAGTGCACGGTGGGCGATCGTTGGACCAGCCAGCAGGGCAACAACGCCAACTGGCCACAAGGGGAAGGCAACTGGGCCAACAGGAAGACCTTCGGAACAGTGGAGGGAGCCACGGATGACGACTTCAAGAATCCTGGCTACTACGACATCGTAGCAGAAGACATGTCAGTCTGGCACGTTCCCAACAACACTCCGGTCAACCACTGGAAACTGGCTGCCATCATGCGCTACCACACTGACAGGCGCTTCCTCCATCTGTACGGGGGAAACCTGTACAACCTCTTCCACCGCTACCCAGTCGAGTACAACGTTGGGGCACACCTGTCCGACAATGGACCCTCCATTCCCATAGTGTATGACCTCGGGGACAAAGAGTCCACCAAAAGGTTCTATGGCCCTTACACTGAAGGGGAGACTGAGGGAGGCTTCATCAGTTTCAGAGCAATAAACTATGAACGGGCGGCCACAGCCATCTGCTCTGGGGTCAAACCCAAAGGCGGTAATGCTGAAACCTACTGCATTGGTGGCTGTGGGTTTTTCCCTGAGGGTAACCCTCTTCAGTGTGGGGATTTCACCGCCTTTGCCTGGAATGGCTATGGGACCCATGTAGGTTGGAGTGCATCAAAACAGATGATTGAGTCAGCTGTGTTACTCTTTTACCGCTAA